Proteins encoded together in one Bombus affinis isolate iyBomAffi1 chromosome 2, iyBomAffi1.2, whole genome shotgun sequence window:
- the LOC126928973 gene encoding cilia- and flagella-associated protein 53-like: MSFFKVEETQCGPLKPRKHPTVAIGSLNAPWGYRLRERSGCKTVKIPESYEEHRLQKEREYEHLTKILEFENQTNSKIKKKSVWQRVQQGLASFEDGVNARREKLRELLLNEEMGLIHEVIYQAQHGDDARMDDMRRSIEEIRKEEEEKRLAVVAAKRMQQYIAQCPEIRNSRSKKSVIDAKQGNLAQMAANEAKRQADKELDNLWHQLMLKEVEAKKQREVEETKRRCLTEQVNMTILANQVAGKLALEEQKKQIHVEDREHMQRLIEKLREEELEKLEKERQKREELKKDLQEQILVAKRKLAEQARHEAEMDRLRGIIAAEELAKEQSAIKESSAALRRELLAYIEYLEDLRKEEARRNLEVDKIIEKSMQDTACKRNLAVQKFKEAKMKILEDVLRGREEQLRIKCENDKKEMEARQLEKEMLEKQIESEAKLTAYAKKEKMEKMLSYRKDLEEQWKRAEDAKRREAEEDKKMYLKEIKRQEEYQKLTEELLEASDNVTPHPFKILLKECAARYAAEKEGQCYCPPPLSE, from the exons ATGAGTTTCTTCAAGGTGGAGGAGACGCAATGCGGTCCCCTGAAGCCGAGGAAGCATCCTACGGTTGCAATTGGTAGTCTGAACGCGCCTTGGGGATACAGATTGCGCGAAAGATCGGGTTGCAAAACAGTGAAGATCCCGGAATCGTACGAGGAACATCGACTGCAGAAGGAGAGGGAGTATGAACATTTGACGAAAATTCTGGAGTTCGAGAACCAAACGAACAGCAAAATCAAGAAGAAGAGCGTGTGGCAGCGAGTTCAGCAAG GATTAGCATCTTTCGAGGACGGCGTGAATGCGCGGCGAGAAAAACTTCGCGAGTTACTGTTGAATGAAGAGATGGGGCTGATTCACGAGGTGATATACCAGGCTCAGCACGGCGACGACGCGAGGATGGACGACATGCGTCGTTCGATAGAAGAAATCCgcaaggaagaggaagagaaacgtCTAGCAGTGGTAGCTGCGAAGAGAATGCAACAGTATATAGCTCAATGTCCTGAAATTCGTAACAGCCGTTCGAAGAAATCAGTGATCGATGCAAAACAGGGAAATCTGGCCCAAATGGCGGCTAACGAAGCCAAGAGACAAGCAGATAAAGAATTAGACAATCTTTGGCACCAGTTGATGTTGAAGGAAGTGGAAGCGAAGAAACAGAGAGAGGTCGAGGAAACGAAAAGACGTTGCCTAACGGAACAAGTGAATATGACCATCCTGGCGAACCAAGTAGCAGGAAAGTTAGCTCTGGAGGAGCAAAAGAAGCAAATACATGTGGAAGACAGAGAGCATATGCAACGTCTGATAGAGAAACTTCGCGAAGAAGAGCTTGAGAAACTCGAGAAAGAACGTCAGAAGAGAGAGGAGCTGAAGAAGGATCTACAGGAACAGATTCTGGTAGCCAAGCGGAAGTTAGCCGAGCAGGCACGCCACGAAGCGGAAATGGACCGCTTGAGAGGAATCATCGCTGCGGAGGAATTAGCGAAAGAGCAGTCCGCCATCAAAGAGTCCAGTGCCGCTCTTCGTAGAGAATTACTCGCTTACATCGAATATTTGGAAGATTTACGGAAAGAGGAAGCTAGAAGAAACTTGGAAGtggataaaataatagaaaagtcAATGCAGGACACTGCTTGCAAACGAAATCTTGCGGTACAGAAATTCAAAGAGGCTAAAATGAAGATTCTAGAGGATGTTCTTCGAGGTCGTGAGGAACAACTGAGGATAAAGTGTGAGAATGACAAGAAGGAGATGGAAGCGCGTCAATTGGAAAAGGAAATGCTGGAGAAGCAAATAGAATCGGAGGCCAAGTTGACTGCTTAtgcaaagaaagaaaagatggaGAAAATGTTGTCTTATAGAAAGGATTTGGAAGAACAATGGAAACGGGCCGAGGATGCGAAGCGTAGAGAAGCTGAAGAAGATAAGAAGATgtatttgaaagaaattaagCGGCAAGAAGAGTATCAGAAATTGACAGAGGAGTTGTTGGAAGCTTCTGACAATGTTACTCCGCATCCGTTTAAGATTTTGCTGAAGGAATGCGCGGCTCGTTATGCTGCGGAGAAGGAAGGACAGTGTTACTGTCCGCCGCCGTTATCCGAATAG